DNA sequence from the Dreissena polymorpha isolate Duluth1 chromosome 3, UMN_Dpol_1.0, whole genome shotgun sequence genome:
TGCagctgaaattaaaaaaaattgtttgaatttgtgcgattatgttttgtttgaaattatATATGTTGAAAACCCCAGAAAAGTATACGTAACGTATACAAGTGTGCGATTATTGCATTCGAGAGATTTTCGTTAAAGCGTGAATGGCCTATTTTCGTGAAATAGATGccttgaatatttgtttttatagctATTTTGTACCTTTTGTACTTTAGATCTAAACACACACAATGTATCTTTAAGCTCGTGTTATTCAATGCCTACACGTCTGTGATCATATGTATAGTGCTTATGATTGTATTGTGATGTCGCATCTATTGTCACTGGTTGACCTTAAGGATAGAGACTAGTGCACAAACGTTATTTAGGTCCTGCAAGCAAATACACACTAAGtatattttcacaaaaaatatcaaacatatcaAATAAAGTATTTCACTCAAATGAACTTATGAGCTTTTTAACCCCAGTTATGTATCTTTAATGCTAATGTGATGTTATATCCAAAAGTCATGTGACCGATGACAATGCACACAATGCTTTCCAGCGTTCCTTAGCTAATTCGTTCCACGTTCCACTTCAAAGCGCAATATGGCAGTCAATGATCAAATGCATTTGTCTTAACGCTACGAATTTTTGAACCGTTATTTACGTGTTctatttatttcacacatatctAAATAGTGATTAAGTCAGATGATTCCGCTCCATTGCACATGATAAGCGGTCATAAAACAGAataatatgaattttatttaacaacGCTTTATTTCAGGGTGTTTTAGGACAAGGAGACAGGACATTAGATCCCTCGTTAACTGCATTTGTTCTGACGTCATTGCAAGAATGCACTGATTGGACACAGGTAAAATACGATGTGGAATACAATCAAGCACACAATACGACACCATCTTGGTTGATTTGTGTAGtttcatttgcattttttgtattCGTTAACTAAATAGTTTATatgattaaaattaatatatataatattacaatgCAGTGCAAGGGAAGCctttaataaaaataagttatttgTTTACCCAACATGACCTGTTTGTCAGATTTTCTAAGATTAAACCATTTCTTACCTAGTTTTCATGGCATTTGTACTTTTCAGGAGGTCGAAATGTCTGTACGTCGTGCTATAAGTGCTCTTGAGCGAGTTCGTTATAATAATATAGAAAATAATCCGTACTTACTAGCAATTTCAACCTACGCGCTGGCATTATATGACAGTTCCAAAAATAACGACTTTAAGCAGAGGTTGTATGCCATCAGAAAGGACATAGGAGGTATCGATTTTAATTACATGAATTAATGCAGTTTATGTACAATATGTGTTTACATAATGTACCTATTACCTTaatcgtgaaaatatattttctatgatcactcgtgaaataacaaacgatcttgcACTGACTTGAACAAAttgtgtgtttcttttatgcccctttttcaagaaaattattaacagctgtttccctttcgctgaaaagttacactttctcccgtggcgtgcctcaatacatttcattccttaaaatgacgtcatttttgcgACGAAATGATGTCACTATTCCAGCGagattctccagttaaactcttttacaatgtaaataaacggggAAAAGGCATAAcatgaaaagaaaatttgttggattcggtggaataccgattttaattcaatCGTGATCCttaaaatcttgatatgataatctaaaaattgaaaagtagttccgaaaatgtgttattttcaccggtgaaaataacaatttggtTATTTACACTGCTgctatttcactgcagaaatgtcatattttaccattaggtataaaagaaacttGTTTATTCTGTGTCAAACTGAAATATTCCCTATTCTGTTCCATTCTCAAATGAATTTTCCATGATAAAAGGTGATAAGTGTGTGTGTCGTGATACTCTTGTCTTCTGAATACACATAAAACTGCTGCAGTCTAATTATAGCATCAGTACCAAACTGCATGAAGATGTCAATATAGAATATTGCTTCACGGAATGCATGCCTTTCTGAACATATGGTGTCACGTGGAGGTATAACATTccattaaatacacaatttatatttttgtcGTAATAAATACCTCGGAAGAATACACACAATAATcaaatatacaatattatacattttattgttCTAGGAAGAATATTCTGGTCAAATCATAACGGCGCCCCTAACGCATATGATGTGGAGACGACGGCATATGCTCTTCTTGCGTTCTTGAAATTTGATGACTTTAAGACATGTCATAAGATAGTGGCGTGGTTGACCCAACAAAATAGTGCAATTGGAGTGTGGTATACAACACAGGTTGTAAAAGCTTTGGATAATTTCTAGTAACGTATGTTACTTATGGAAATAGTAAAAGAGTTGtgattaaatgtattatttatttttaatttaaatattcccatcacataaaatgaaataaaaggaTTTCGATATTGGCCGTTACGTTTTAATAGAATATGCAATTTAACGAGTATTAAAATGCTTTATAGGACACTGTTGTCGCCATGCAAGCTCTCGCGACGTACAGCGCACGTACGTACAATCCAGACACAAACCTCGAAGTGAACATTGAAAAAGCAGGCGTTGCGTGGAGAAAGAAAACGATTGTAAACAGTGAAACGTCACAAGTTTTCATTTCAAACGTAAGTTCTGAGGCTTTGTAAAGTCATAAACAATTTCAGTTAGACCTTGCGAATTCGTTTACGTACGTGTAATATTCGGGTCTTTTTTTGTAACTGTCCgattttttatgtaatgtttataattgtttattcTGACTgaatttactttaaacatatttttattattaagatAATTTATATATGTAACATTTTCATCTTACATTGCATTATATAAGTGTATTATATGTCATACTTTATATGTACGTATGagaagtattgaaataaaacatgttagaaaaaaaaatcagttccTTATCGACCGACGAAAATAAAACACTCTTGCTAATAAAACTTTTGCCTGTCGGTTTAAATATCTAGAAACAGCTATGCATAAATTGTCTTGTACTTAAATGTTTCAGCTTCCTGTGGATGAAAACGACAGGAAATTCGATGTAACAGTCAGTGGACGGGGGTCGGGTGTAATGAAGATTGAAATGTTTTACAACAGAAAGGCTCGGGACGACGAACTGTGCCCGTTTGATTTCAGCACCATATCTGTGAAGAATGTTATTTCCGCAATTGCAAACAATCCAGATGCGCAGCGTATTCTTGCTGGAAGGTATGTGTGCCTTTATCTTTTAGCAAATTTAAATACACttattttaaactatttgttTGGTTTTTGTCTCACTAATTAACAATGAATAAATGGGCGTAATATGAATATATGGTTTTTATATGGAAAATacgaaaatataaaataatctaTAATAAAAATGTACGAATTGCAGAGTAGATCAATTTGCAAACATGTATagtatgttattgtttacttatGGTTTCGTTACTGTCATAAATTTGgccaaaatattttagtttcgGGATAAACCACTTCGAAAGAATCTGCTCCATTTAGAATTCAATTCAATAAGCAAATTAACTGCATATAAACTAAAAATAATGTAATCATGTTGTACCACTATTGCTCAAATTGTTCCTTGTATATAAGTTCTGTACAATTGTGTTTCCCTTTAAGAATCAAACAACAATTTTAGTTGTAGAAAGGAAACTTGAAAGGATTTACTTTAAGTGTGCAGCTgaaatcattttcaaataataaaagcaTTATATTTCTGGGCAATGTCAATGTGGGCGTTCAATATAATTTACTACATGCGCACACTATGACGACTGACAACTTCACGCATAccttttaaacaataatattgacTGTCATCGTTTTCAGGCAGTGTGACGTGTGTGGGTATTGCAACGATCCTGTTGATCCTGActatgatgatgatatgataatCGACCGTAAAAAGCGACAGGCAATACAAGGAGTGCAAAAtcaaaaatgtattcaattcaCAGTACGGTAAGGATGTTAATAATGGAATAATTAATAGTCTATTTATAGAGTATTTGTTTCTTCGCTGTAATAATTGTTGTTACCAGTATTATCGGTTTTATACGTgttaaaatactactactactactactactactgctgctgctgctgctgctgctgctgctgctactactactactactactactactactactactactactactactactactactactactactgctactacttctgctactgctactgctactactactattattatcatcatcattctgTAGAACAGTGTATATCAATACGTTCCGCTGCTTACTTATAGGTCTAAGTCGGCCAGTAATGACGCAGGTATGTCAATCGTGAGGGTCAACTTGGAGACAGGAATCCGAGTTGTGGAATCCGACTTGATTAAGGTCAGTAAGGCATAACTGTAATCTTCTGCTGAGACGACATACGTATTTTCTTAATCTAATATAATGCTTCCCTTATCGCGTTCAATATTTTGTGCaatgtgtatttacacaatgtaaCGTGACACGATATTAATGAAAGTCTGAACACAAGTCTTTAAATTGGACTTCTTATATGCAATGATGTTAGTGTGGAAACATGCTCTACGTGTTTTTATTAATAAGATACTGTcataaataacttgtttaattGTGCATCCAAATCTAAGACTCATTTGAGAAATGCTGATAATGCTTTTCAAATGCTGTTTTGTTCGAGGTGCAATGCTTAAATGTGGATGTTTGTGTTCTAGTTCGAAGTGTTCAGCTTGCACCTACGCATTTACACAAATGCGTATATTTAATGTAGAGAGTCATGCAATTCAGTAACTTTAAACcagaatattttttgttaaaatttcttGAGTGTCATATTCCCTTTTTTGCATCATAGATGCAGAACAACAAGGTCTTGCCGCGCTATGAAATGCCGTCGGACGGTCAAGGATTTATCATCCTTTACCTGAACAGTGTACGTATACATGTTACGCCTAAAGGTTAATTAATGTTACCCTTGTGTTAAGTGTTTTCGGTAGATATCTTGCCGAAAATGCACGTTTCTACTATTTATCGtaacgcatttaaaaataaattccgTTACATAAATCTtttctgtatttatttatacactagATTATATGTTAATCCATAATCTACCCATTACGGAGTTAATCAGTTGAAACACTTTACTTACGaatcatttttatttcaacatataCGAATAATGCATATTgtaaacattcattttaatttttaaataaacctCAAGTGTGCAGCGTTATCAAGATTGTTGATTGTTGCATTTCATTTGTAACGCATATTGAGGATTTTATTCATGTTTGTAGATCACGAGTAATGCAACCAACCTTATATTCAGACTAGAAGATCATTTTTCTGGCAACGATTCAAGTCGTCAGCCCGCATCTATTAAGGTGTACGACTACTATAAACcaggtttgtaaaaataaaaagtaaaaaaatgttcaaaatatctTAAGTTTAAATTATTTGGTAAATACTAAAATCTCTACAGGAGTCATCATATTTTACAAGTTAAGTTACAATCAGTACGTATGGGTTAGCATTCAGACTCTGAATTACACGgatattattagttacaccgttagtaactgacggtgtatgggatatacaccatCAGTAATTTCATAACATACGAGAGCGAAGCGGTGCAAAGGGAGTACAAGTGCACAAGAATAGGATAACCATCCTCTTCGCATGCAGCGCCACAAGAAAGAAGCTGACACCGATGGTCATTGGCAAAGCAAATACCCGCTGCTTGAAGAAGGTGCGACGAGATCGTTTTGGTGTAACTTACGTCAGTAATAAGCGTTTGTGGGTGGCGTCAGCTGTGTTCTCCGATAGGCTCCGGGACGGGAATTCAGCGATGCGGAGGAAAGGACGCAATATCTTGTTATTCCTGGACAACGCTGCATCCCACATCGCTAACTTGAACCTGAGCCACGTACAGTTGAGCTTTTTCCCGGCAAACACTACGTCCGTGCTGCAGCCGCTGGACCAGGGAGTTATTAGAGCGTTCAAGGCTGCCTACAGCAGGTTCATGCTGTGAGCGCTGCTGGCCACAATGGAAGAGACTGACGACGCTGCCAGTGTTTGTCGTTCAGTGACGATCATGGACGCCATCAAGTGGACAGTTAAGGCGTGGCAGGCAACACAAGCTTCAATGATCGAGAAGTGTTTCAGAGCCTGCGAATTCACAGTGGAGACCACGGAGACCAGCGACGACGAGTACCCCGACGACGAGTACTTTGACGACGACATCCCTCTCGTTTACATCGTCCTGCATTTCCGGTTCCAGTTGGATGAGCTCACATCAGTTGACACAGACGTCGAGACTCATGAATCCGAGTGTGAAGCAGACATCGTCAACTGCTGTAAAGAGGACGCTGCCGACGCCGCCGATCCCGCCGACACCGCCGATCCAGCCGACGCCGCCGATGATGTGGACTCAAGAGGAAACTCCGGAAGTGCTTCCAGTGACTCTTAAAGAGATCCGCGACCATGCTCGCCGTCTGCAGCTGTACGGACATGAGACGGATGGCGACTTCCTGGGAACTGGAGACACCTTCATCAACAGTTCAGAGATTAAGATCGTGAAGCagaaatgtgcactgaagcaAAGAGTGATCTCGGACTTTTTCAAAAAATCGTGAAGTTCGTGCATGTGTATATTTGACAAGACTTGCTGAGACTATGAATGTCTTGAAAATATGACGctgtttgtgtgtgcgtgtgtatgcgtgtgtatgtgtgtgtgtgtgttgtgtgtgtgtgtgtgtgtgtgtgtgtgtgtgtgtgtgtgtgtgtgtgtgtgtgtgtgtgtgtgtgtgtgtgtgtgtgtgtgtgtgtgtgtgtgtgtgtgtgtgtgtgtgtgtgtgtgtgtgtgtgtgtgtgtgtgtgtgtgtgtgtgtgtgtgtgtgtgtgtgggtgtgtgggtgggtgtgtgtgtgtgtgtgtgtgtgtgtgtgtgtgtgtgtgtgtgtgtgtgtgtgtgtgtgcacagAAAGGACACTTCTAGCAACATGAGCGACTTTAGGAAATTCGCTCTCGTGACGTTTTCACCAGTCGTGACGGTTCCATTTTCACTAGCACATATCTTTGAAGTTCATCAGAATCCTCTTGCTCTAGAAACTATAACTTCCTACGTTTGCGCGGCATGTCATCACAATCTTATCAGAAACGCGAGAACGTCACGGCAATCTCAACGGTTCCTCGTCCATACGACTCTCTAAGGTCTCTTCTGCGATCTTACGTTGATCATGTGACAAGAAAGGGAGACCCTTGTGACGTGGATCTAGAAGAGATGCGAGCACAGGTGTTGATTTCGCGGTTTCCGTTGAAGTCGGCTGATAGCGTTTATCAGTTCATCACGTATTGTCTCCTTAACGCGCGAGATCAGAGAACTGCCGGTGTCCTCAACCACTAAGCACGTGTTCATTAATCCACTCACCATAGGATAGATCACAGAACATGATACATCACTTTCACTGTACATGTCTCGTGAAAttcttccaagcagcggaaggtgtaggtggcattttgatttgacagagatttactttattcatgtagcaatgataatattttcaattaaatgagggcgaaataccaaaaacatttctttaagtaaagtacctgattgaatattgagtaatttaTTAAactttggaccatacgatacgcaaaaactcattagaggttgagtaaattattttctaaaagcttttttgattggagaACGTGATTGTAACCATACAATACGCATTTACTCAAtttaattagagaaaaaaaaacagcaccATTTTCGATTGGAGAACGCGATTTACGTCAATAAAAAATCTTGTGCATaagttgttatttgtttttacaccAAGGCGGCTTTTTCTTTACTcattaatctttgatcatttaaaatgttattcaAGTCATTAGAATAAgtgcgggtcggtgttttaattgcgacgcgatttgcacctatcatttTGACATAAGTGACTGTCTTTGATCAATAAAAGTTTCCTTAAGGTAGGCAATTAGCAGGATTTATGacaggtatactgtcatcaccatagcgacgaaaTATCGCGCTTACCGGAATAAACactatgacacgaggaacaagtctttgaaattactcgattttttatttttgtcttccGAATATTTGTTCGGAAAatagtattcgaatattcggtgcgggaccgataattcggatattcggatattcgttgacattcctaataaaacacattttttgaagaatACTTTAAACGTAAACATGacatgagtacagttatcacatggtacatgtaaatgtatatattttgttgtattcTTATATGATTGTGTAcacaatgtatacaataaatatttcggcaatatgtctactcttggtaaaccggaactcgtTGAAAACCGAACGACCAAGCCGGTCCCGAGACAATCCAGTTTGGAGAGAGTCTTCTGTATATCTCAatcgactactcgattactcgggtagtatggaaattactcggtgtgtaagaaaaatactctatgggcacgtgaccgctctaagccaaacagattaggtcatttttgtaggaggtgagatatgcAACTATATCTGGATAAATAAGAGCCTGAATGCGTACTGGTCGTAACTTGTAAAGCATAATGTCAAAGGTTCgcactcgtatggtatgaaactACTGAAGgggtatatcccatacaccgtcagttactaactgtgtaactaTTAGTACCTTGTAAATTCTGTTTTTCAACACgctatttctttattatttagtaaaacgatatttataagtaaatgtatagaATATTAAAACAAAGCTAGCCTGGCCGTGTAGGGTACATGCAAACGCTTTTACAACTGATAATAAGCATTATTAATAAACGTCCAATTCTATCGATCTTGGATGTAATGCGCAATGtagtttatttttaataatgagACGTGTTGTGTGTTGGTTAttttaaaaagcacaaaataTTGTCTTGATATTTGAGGTATATAGATTAATACAGGAGGATTGTCTGTGATTAAATTAGGCCTACAGGTGAATACAACAGATAAGTCTGTATTGAAAAAAGATAAAGATTCTCTCACTTGTAGTATAGAATTCAGcactaaaagggaccttttcagtgattttggcatgtattgaagtgtgtcatttaatgctataaattaataaatgcaaaacattggaactaaatagacGCAGTATAAACACgaacaaaattaaagaaagagaAAAGTAAATCATCAACTGGGCGCGAATCAATGACCCTTTGGGTATTGGTagcgtttaaaaaaaatcggcaatccgtgctcaaatagtgattggtgtattttatacttaatataagcaatctgcGTAATGTCACAagatataacgataacaacagaactatccaactTATTCAATATTTTCGCTTTTGTATCGCTTTATTATTGTCAGGCTTTAAAAGcgccaaaatattataatatgggATATTTAGAGCATAGtttatgttcagtataactgttttctcacaatatcaTAGCAACAACgaatttgcgaatccgaaacatttttcaatataccaaaacgtgaaaaggtcccttaaaattAATGGTTTTTTTCAGAACGCTCATGTATGAAGCAGTATGGCATTGGCCAAAATCATGGACTTGAAATAAAGTACAATTGTGACGACGGTAGCGACCAGTGTCAATGCATGCAAAGTAAGGGAATAACAAATCTATGAACAGAAGTTGtctatgaaaataataattatcaaaatgATGCTTCTATGTGTTATGTCATGTGGAGAATAAGTGGATAATTGACTTTAATGAGAACCTTTTGATCGCAATTAAGCTATACTAATAGATGTGAGTTCACATGTGTACATCAaactaattttaaataataattgcattaaaatatgAACAAAAGCTATTCATGTGCACGGTTGTACGAAAGTTACTGTGTAATATGTATAACATGCCTGTTGTTTCACTAAAGCAAATGTTGAGAGTTTTCGTAAATAATCGCCCAAAAGAATATAgagaaaatgtgtttatatacattatttaaaattgtgtgtttatataaattaataaaaatatattttcatttaaaaattcgCTTTAGAATAAACAGATAAAACTAATCTTAAGTTGTAACTGTTTAATCCGGCACAGTTTAAGAATCGACACATATTGAATATGAGGATATATCAATTGCAAGAACATTTGCTTAAACAAGTATAATACAAAAAATCTAGTTTCTTTTGATTACCTGTTTCTCTGGACTGTGTTTCGTGCCTATTTCTTTcttgtaaaatcatgtattttagCTTAATTATGCTCATATGTTTAAGGTCAGTGTGTTAAGCAAGTGAATCAGGAGCTGTTCGAAATGGCTTTGAAAGTTAATCAGGCGAGTCCGGCTCAACGAAAGAATCTTCCCAAACCAGTCGATGCATTAATGGAATATGCGTGCAACTTTGAGAAAGCTCACTATGGTATAGCAGTCCACacattttacacatttttcaggtcGTCGGAAAAATGATATGACGCAATTCCATTACACAAACTCTCGAATCACTGGCAAAATGTGGTGAAATAAGGTGTTTCGTTAACAATCGAAACAATCTTTTAAACCCGCCCATGACATTAATTATTAAGGTCCCCAACGTGTAGATGATACACTATTGACAATGTCGTAGTATACATTTACGACTCGTGAAATAGCCTGTTTGTATGAATTTTACAAGTTTTATCTTATCAAGTGTTCAATCCGTGCGCAATAACGTCGAAGAACGCGGCCAACtttcaaggcctttttttcttctGGTTTTAAACTAAGTAGGATTGGTATGAATTAAAATTGTTGCCTTATCAGAAATTGCGATAACAATGCGTTATGTTATTTTATCTTACCCGGTTTGACCTTGACTTCGTCTCAAGTTACATTTCTAAATTGTACGCATACgttcatgaattaaaaaaatgtaaattgcatTATTCAAAATCCGTGTGGTGtcatgttttgttgttttcatcAAGTGTTGAAATTGCACATATTAAAACCGAACCTTGCACGTGGAATTCTGTCTGCTGTCTACgtgattttaacataaaataagctttattttattttgaatatgctTAATCTCTTAACAAGCAAAGCTACATCAATCAAAACGATCTCATTAGCTTAATGTGCTGTACTCAATCGCTGAATAGTTGCGTTATTAAAAAACAGACCAATGTTTAGACAAAGTGGAATAATAAATGTAATCTGTGGATGATGACCTTTGATATCATCTG
Encoded proteins:
- the LOC127874490 gene encoding complement C3-like; its protein translation is MAPHPASSLHHSLSPWLTAFIAKVFCQAEQVVQGISGRDVIQKTLSYISKNNNIGSGDYRDDHPVYHREMQGVLGQGDRTLDPSLTAFVLTSLQECTDWTQEVEMSVRRAISALERVRYNNIENNPYLLAISTYALALYDSSKNNDFKQRLYAIRKDIGGRIFWSNHNGAPNAYDVETTAYALLAFLKFDDFKTCHKIVAWLTQQNSAIGVWYTTQDTVVAMQALATYSARTYNPDTNLEVNIEKAGVAWRKKTIVNSETSQVFISNLPVDENDRKFDVTVSGRGSGVMKIEMFYNRKARDDELCPFDFSTISVKNVISAIANNPDAQRILAGRQCDVCGYCNDPVDPDYDDDMIIDRKKRQAIQGVQNQKCIQFTVRSKSASNDAGMSIVRVNLETGIRVVESDLIKMQNNKVLPRYEMPSDGQGFIILYLNSITSNATNLIFRLEDHFSGNDSSRQPASIKVYDYYKPERSCMKQYGIGQNHGLEIKYNCDDGSDQCQCMQSQCVKQVNQELFEMALKVNQASPAQRKNLPKPVDALMEYACNFEKAHYVVKVEVETVDYDSTREIQSAQAIIKEAPLQGHQKMEVDDAIEFEWPIGCTQPALTEKKIYYVIGKEGTAFNDAGGISLKYELTGTALVIDPAYKPLLQTVMNNFVKELKTNKGCLS